TCATCAGGTGAAACTGGGCATTCAAAATTTGGGATTGCTTGCCTGATCAGTAGAGGTTTCTTTTGCCAATACTCTTTTAAAAATTGCTCTGGGGTGATGGTGCCAAGAATGTTGATCATAGATCCGCCCTTTGGGCTGTGCTTAATCGAATAAAATAGTAGGAGAGGGAGTTGGTATAAGCGGCAATAAGGCTGAGTTGTTGCCTTTGGTTGCCGCTTATATTGTTTGCTAGTCGCTTAAACTGCTTTCCGGCCTATGACGGAGCGAGCTAGAAAACCTTAGATTTTTTTAGCTTGTTCTATCGCGTTACCTATGTAACTCGCTGGTGTCAGTTTAATAAGCTCATCTTTTGCTGATTGTGGCATTTCAAGCGTGCTGATGAACTCTGCAATGGTTTCTTGGTTCATCTCTTTGCCGCGAGTGAGCGCTTTTAACTTTTCGTATGGCTTTTCGATGTTGTATCGACGCATAACCGTTTGAATAGGCTCAGCCATGACCTCCCAGCAGTTATCCAGGTCTTCTAGCAATCTAACTGGGTTAATCTCAAGTTTGTTAAGGCCTTTAAGTGTAGACTGATAGGCAATTACGCTATGAGCCAGACCTACACCTAGGTTACGAAGCACTGTTGAGTCTGTTAGGTCACGCTGCCAGCGAGAAATCGGTAGTTTGCTCGATAGGTGGTTCATAATGGCATTCGCGATACCTAAATTACCTTCGGAATTTTCAAAGTCGATTGGGTTAACTTTGTGTGGCATGGTAGATGAGCCGACTTCACCTTCAACGGTCTTTTGCTTGAAGTAGCCAACTGAAATATATGCCCAAATATCTCGATCAAGGTCGATTAATATTGTGTTAAAGCGCGCGATTGCGTCATAAAGCTCAGCGATATAGTCGTGGGGTTCGATTTGGGTGGTATAGGGGTTAAATGTAAGCCCTAGTGACTCTACAAAAGACTTAGCGTGTTGCTCCCAGTCAATGTTAGGGTACGCTGAGATGTGAGCGTTATAGTTACCTACTGCGCCGTTGATTTTGCCCAGAATCTCGACAGATTGTACCTGCTTAAGTTGACGCTGAAGGCGCGCAACTACATTGGCAAGTTCTTTTCCTGTTGTGGTGGGGGAGGCGGTTTGTCCGTGTGTACGTGAGAGCATAGGTTGCTCTGAGAAGTCAATCGCCAGGGTTTTTAATGTATCAATGACTTGCTGCATGTACGGCACAACACACTCGCTCATGCCATTTTTCAAAATAAGACCGTGAGAGAGGTTATTGATGTCTTCAGAGGTGCAAGCAAAGTGAACAAATTCTGATATTTCGATTAGCTGAGGATGCTTGTCTTTAACTGCTTCGAACTTCTCTTTAATAAGATACTCAACCGCTTTAACATCGTGGTTGGTTGTTCTTTCAATGGTCTTAACACGCTCTGCATCTTCTAAAGAGAACTCTGAAACAATGCTGTTTAAAAACTGGTTGGTTGCATCATCAAACGCTGCTACTTCAGATATTTCAGGGTGGTTTGCTAATTGCTGGAGCCAGCGAATTTCAACTTCCACTCTGAACCTGATCAGGCCGAATTCACTGAAAATGCTACGTAGACTTGCTACTTTGCTGCCGTAACGACCGTCGATAGGGGAAACTGCGGTAAGGGAAGAAAGCTCCATCAAAAAACTCGCTTATTAAAGTGGTAATGAATTTGGGGCGCAATGATACTATAAATCCACTACTCAAGACCATATATTCACTATCCAAGACTATATTTTGAGCCGGCAAGACCGTATTTTGACTAGCCAAGACCGTATTTTCTCTTGAGCAATGGGGTGGCTGGACTAAAATGATTGGCTGCACTCACTCAACTGCCGCTTTACTGACGCTTCAATAGACCTTCGCTTAAACAGAAGGTTCCAGCGCCTTCCCCCGGTCTGACGCCAAAGTATTGCAGCTCTTATGCCTGCAAGTAGTGTAGCTCTGATCAGTGCGGCGTTATGGGATATTTTCAGGTACTCCGGCTTACCTGTTACTTGTACCCGAAGATTAAAGGTGCTGATGGTGTCCATATACAGTGATGCTAGGTTGTGTATGACATTTTCATGAAGCAGAGAAAAGTGCTCCGCCTGAACACTCGCTTGGTCAATGCGGCTACCAATAATATTAAGCATATCAGGTTTTCGACGCAGCTTGCTTTCAAGGTGAATAAGGCTAAGCGCGTACCGAATGACCTCAATATTTTTTTGATCTGTATCCTTTTGCAATATCTGTTGGATGGTTTCCAGTCCAAGCTGAACCCCATCTATTCCCTTGTAAACCTCTACAGTTGTGTTTGGATTGGTAACAAATAAGCTACTGATTGAGGACTCAAGCAACGGCTTGTCGTACCTGGATGTTTGTGCAATCTGATGAACGAGTGCTGCAGCCTGAAAAATGCCGGAGAGGGCTATGACTTGCTCGTCAATGGTATGGTTCAAGGTAAGCCCCTTGCTTTAAATAAATATATAATACAATAAGATAAAAGCTATTTATAAAGTCGATTCTATTATGCTTCCGCCTAGACATATATCACCGTCGTAGAGCACCAGTGACTGCCCCGGTGTTATCGCTCTTTGGGGTTGCTCAAACGTAACCGTTATTTCACCTTCGGAAGATTGCCTAACCTCACAAGCTTGATCAGGTTGTCTATATCTGGTTTTTGCCATGCATTTAAGGGGGTACTGCGGGTGACTATCGTTAATCCACTCAATATCTTGAGCAGTCAGTGCGTTAGCAAATAGTAGAGGGTGATTCTTGCCCTGAACCACCAACAGTTCGTTCTTATCGAGGTTTTTTTGGGCGACATACCATGGTGCTTCACCATGGGATTGTAGTCCACCAATGCCTAAACCTTGGCGCTGGCCGATAGTGTGATACATCAGCCCCTGATGTTGACCAATGACCTCTCCGGTTTCTGTAACGATATTACCGGGCTGAGCGGGCAGGTATTGTTGTAAAAAGTCTTTGAATTTTCGTTCACCAATAAAACAAATTCCCGTGCTATCTTTTTTGTCGTGAGTGATGAGATCATGCTCTAGAGCGAGCCTTCTGACTTCTGGTTTTTCAAGCTCACCGACCGGAAATAGTGTTTTGGCAATTTTATCTTCAGATACCAGGTGCAGAAAATAGCTTTGGTCTTTATTGTTATCAAGCCCTTTATAAAGAAATGATTGGCCATCAATCTCTTTTTTGCGAACGTAATGACCTGTTGCAATGTAATCAGCGCCCAAGGTAACTGCGTAATCAAGAAAGGCTTTAAACTTAATCTCTTTGTTGCAAAGGATATCTGGGTTGGGAGTTCTGCCGGCTTTGTACTCAGCTAAAAAGTATTCGAAAACTCGATCCCAATACTCTGCGGCAAAACTAGCGGTATGCAATTTGATATTAAGTTTGTCACTCACTGCTTGCGCATCTTCAAGGTCTTGCATGGCGGTACAGTGGTCAGTGCCATCATCTTCATCCCAGTTTTTCATAAACAGGCCTTCGACCTGATAACCTTGTTGCTGAAGTAAAAGGGCAGAGACTGATGAGTCAACACCGCCAGACATGCCGACGATAACTCTGGTGTTTTCTGGATTAGCCATACCGTATAAAAAATCTGTCTTGTCAGTGAGCGAAAGGGGGTAGACAGTAAAGTGGGGGTGGTCACCCAATAATACAAGTCTATGTGGCATTTTAACTGTTATGTATCATCAATGTCAGTTCTTTTGTTTTAGTGATGTTATTTATCCCATTGATGACTGACACATCTTAAACAATACGCTATTTGATGATGACAGCTAGCTAGTCTGTTGATGATTGCAGCCAGTATGTATCGCACTAATGGTTAAACTCTTTGATAAATGAAAGCGGAAGTCGTGGAGCGCTTCTAAAATCATCTATGCAGTTTATAACCAGAGGACTTCTCAATTGACCTTGCTGTTCTAGTGATTTTATTTCGTCATAGGTTAGCCAGTGTGCAGATAGAATATCAGCGTCAAGTACGTCAGTTTTCTTTCTAATGGCTCGCCCCTCAAAACAGATTCGATAATAAGTAACGCCGTTACTAGGTGCTTTGTAGGTGTAAAGGCCTACGATGGCGTTGAGTTCTATCTCATAACCACTCTCTTCGAGAGTTTCTCTGGTTGCGGCATCAAAAATTGATTCATTTTCTTCAATGTGTCCGGCTGGTTGGTTGTAAACGATATTATCTTCGCTCAACTCTTTAACGAGTAGGTAGCGTCCTTCTTGCTCTATAACGACAGCGACAGTGGCGTGTGGTGTCCAAGTCATACGTGTGGTGTCCAAGTCATAGTTGTATTTCCATTTTTAGCTGATCTTATCGGTTACGTTTAATAATAGGTTTACGAGGGCGTCTCGTGGCTTTATATTTCGCTCGGCTAGCAGGTCGATTATCTTTTTCTACTGGTACATTGATGGTAAGCGAAGAGTGTTGGCCGGGCGGCAAATGATCAATTGACCAGTCTCCGATGCTATAACGAATCAGGCGGAGTGTAGGGAAGCCAATTGCCGCTGTCATTCGTCTAACCTGTCGATTGCGACCCTCTGTTATGGTGAGTGATATCCAAGTGGTAAGGTCGTTCTTTCGCTCTCTGATAGGCGGTAAGCGAGGCCAAATGTCTGGCTCTGGAATGATTTTGGCTTTGGCTGGGGCTGTTTTGCCATCTTTAAGATCAACGCCTTGCTTTAGTTTGTTGATATCCGTTGTCGTTGGAGCGCCCTCAACTTGCACCCAATAGGTTTTGGGGAGTTTATGTTTTGGGTCGGTAACTTTATGTTGTAGTGTACCGTTGTCTGTTAACAGTAGAAGGCCTTCAGAGTCATAATCGAGTCTACCGGCTGCATAGACACCCTTGATGTCGATAAAATCCGATAAAGTGCTGCGTCCACTGTCATCGGTAAATTGAGACAGTACATTGAACGGTTTGTTAAATAAAATAAGGTGAGCCATAAATGCCGAGCTATTGAGTGATGTTCGACGTAGTGTATCAGCGAAAAGTGGTTGTTTTGAAGTAGTGTTTGATTTGATTGCTCATAACGGGGCCTCCCTACCACAACTGGGCGATAGGGGGTGCTAAGGCTATCCACCACATAAAATGTAGTGGAACACTACCTGAACAGGAGTAAATCAAAGCCTGAACAGGTGCGGATGGCAATCTGAGCAGGTGTAATTGTTATCTGATCAGATTAAGCAGAGATTGCGATGCCATTAGTTGAGTCTTCGCTGCTGTCTGTCGGCTGTTCTGTCGCTGCTGAAGATATGGGGGTTGGCTGTTGGACTTCTAAAGACGAAATATTCACTGCATGTATGCCTTTACCCGCAGCTTGCTTTTCAAAAACGACTTTCTGTCCCGCTTTGAGTGTTTTATATCCTTCCATCTGGATAGATGAAAAGTGAGCAAAAAGGTCTTCAGTGCCTCCTTCCTCAACGATAAAACCGTAACCTTTTGAGTTGTTAAACCACTTTACTGTACCTACAGGCATAATCGACTCCCTTGTCTGATCTTTTATTGCCGGCACTTTATTTAATGCCTACATTTTATTTTTATTGAATACCGAAATACTATTTTCGGGAATAGTACTGATACTTTTTACCATAATCACCTGTTAGTCAAGGGCAAGAGCTAAGTTTTGCCGTATTCTGGGCAGTATTTTTTTGTAATAAGACTATCAAGGTGTAGTCAGAGGGTTTATATTTCATAATTAGCCCCAAAAATGAAGAAAAGAAGTAATTTATTAATGATACAAACGCAGCTTGTGCTTTCACTATTGTTACTTTTTTCGGTGCTACCGAGAGCGTTTTTGAAAACGCAAATTCTGTAAAAATTTTAAAATTAATGTTGAGCTATGATTACTTTTGAAAATAGTCTACTAATATTAAATCAAGACGGTGATCATCAGCATGATCGTGAAGGGGGGCTTGCAGTCGCACCAAGCAAGCCTGCTTTGAAAAGACCATCTATGTATAAGGTGGTTTTGCTGAATGATGACTTCACGCCCATGGACTTTGTTGTAGAGATTCTAACAATGTTTTTTGGGATGAGCGAAGAGAAGGCCACACAGGTAATGCTGGCCGTACACACACAAGGGAAAGCGGTATGTGGAGTGTTTACGCGTGATATAGCCGAAACAAAGGCTGCGCTGGTGAACCAATACTCATCAGAGTGTGAGCACCCACTGTTATGTGAAATAGAGAAAGTGGATTGATGAGCTTGCTCGGTTTCCATTTCCTTTACTAACATTATGGTGGAATACATATCTTGAGAATAATTAGCACTACTTGGGGTGAACGATGCTAAGCAAAGACCTCGAACTTACACTCAATACAGCATTTAGAAGTGCAAGAGAGAAGCGTCATGAGTTTATGACAGTAGAACATCTTCTTCTTGCGTTGCTAGATAACGATGACGCAATAAAAGTGCTAAGCGCTTGCGCAGCCGATTTGTCACTATTGAGAAACGAATTAGTAGAGTTTGTTGACTCAACAACGCCACTGATTCCGACGAGTGATGACGATAGAGAAACTCAGCCTACTTTGGGTTTTCAGAGGGTACTGCAGAGGGCGGTTTTCCATGTGCAGTCTTCTGGCAAAAAAGAAGTAACAGGCGCGAATGTTCTAGTTGCTATTTTTAGCGAGCAAGAGAGTCAGGCGGTATATGTTCTCAAAAAACAGAATGTAGCCCGAATTGATGTGGTTAATTACATATCTCACGGTATTTCAAAGGTACCTGGTCATCATGATCATGACCATGAACACCCTGGCGAGTCTGAAAATCATGAAGAAGCCACAGAAGACGGTACCAATAGCAATCCGTTAGAGAGTTTCGCGACTAATTTGAATGAAATGGCCAATAAAGGCCGCATAGACCCTTTAATTGGGCGTGATACCGAAGTAGAGCGGGTAGTACAAATTCTCTCTCGCAGAAGAAAGAATAACCCCCTGCTTGTGGGTGAGGCGGGTGTTGGTAAAACAGCCATCGCTGAAGGTTTAGCTAAAAAGATTGTTGATGGCGATGTGCCAGACATCATTGCAGATGCACAAGTTTACTCGTTAGATTTGGGCGCGTTGTTGGCAGGCACTAAATATCGGGGTGACTTTGAGAAGCGCTTTAAACAACTTTTAGCTGAATTGAAAAAGCAAGATCACGCTATTCTGTTTATTGATGAGATTCATACCATCATTGGAGCTGGTTCTGCCTCTGGTGGCGTTATGGATGCAGCGAACTTACTCAAACCATTGTTGAGTTCAGGTGAGTTGCGATGTATCGGTTCAACCACATTCTCTGAGTTTAGAGGTATATTCGAGAAAGACAGCGCGTTAGCACGTCGATTCCAGAAGATTGATGTTAATGAGCCGGATGTTGAAGACACCTATAAGATTTTGAAAGGTCTGAAGACTCAATTTGAGGCCCATCATGACTTAAAATATACCGATAAAGCTTTAAGAGCCGCTTCGGAGTTGGCTGACCGGTATATTACTGATCGTCATATGCCTGATAAAGCGATTGATGTGATAGATGAAGCGGGTGCTAGTCAGCGGTTAAAGCCATCTGGTAAGCGCAAAAAAGTGATAGGCGTTCAAACCATCGAAGATATTGTGGCGTCTATCGCGAGAATTCCACCTAAGAGTGTTTCAACGTCTGATAAAGACCAGCTCAAAAATCTTGAGCGAGACCTTAAGATGGTGGTGTTTGGGCAAGACCCAGCTATTGAATCATTATCTACGGCCATTAAATTGGCAAGGGCAGGGCTAAAATCGGTTGAAAAACCAGACGGTGCTTTCTTGTTCTCAGGCCCAACCGGGGTTGGTAAAACAGAAGTGACACGACAGTTGTCTAAAGTTCTGGGTATCGAGCTAGTGCGTTTCGATATGTCTGAGTACATGGAGCGGCATACAGTCTCAAGGCTGATTGGTGCGCCTCCTGGTTATGTTGGTTTTGATCAGGGTGGCTTGTTAACTGAAGCTGTAAACCGAAGTCCACACTGTGTACTGTTGTTGGATGAGATTGAAAAAGCTCACCCAGAAGTCTTTAACTTGTTACTGCAAGTAATGGATCACGGTACGCTCACAGATAACAACGGAAGAAAGGCTGATTTCCGACATGTTATTTTGGTTATGACCACTAATGCCGGTGCTGAGATGATTAGCCGGCGTTCGATGGGCTTTAGTGAGCAAGATAACAGTACAGATGGCATAGAAGCGATTAATAAAATGTTTACGCCTGAATTTAGAAACAGGCTAGACGGTATTATTCAGTTCGCGCCATTGGCTAAATCTTCAATTACCTATGTGGTAGATAAGTTCTTAACAGAGTTACAAGCGCAGCTTGATGACAAACGGGTCGTCTTACATGTTGATCGTGATGCTAAGTTATTGTTGGCAGAACGTGGTTACGATGTAAATATGGGCGCGCGACCTATGGCAAGGTTGATACAAGACCTCATTAAAAAGCCATTAGCTGAGCAGATTTTGTTTGGGGAGTTATCAGAAGCAGGGGGGGATGTATTTATCACCGTTAAAGATGGTGAGATTGCATTCGACTTTGAGGCAGTCGCTGTTTAAGGAAAAAAGAAAAGGGTGCGAAAGCACCCTTTTTTAATTCTAACCGATGTTTCAGGCTAAAATGATGGTTAACGCGCTCTGTAGACTATACGGCCTTTGCTTAGGTCGTATGGAGTTAGTTCTACTTTAACTTTGTCACCCGTCAGGATTCGAATATAGTTCTTTCTCATCTTGCCGGAAATGTGAGCCGTTACGATGTGGCCGTTTTCCAGTTCTACACGAAACATGGTGTTCGGAAGGGTATCGACAATTGTCCCTTCCATTTCGATCACGTCTTCCTTCGCCATTAAGCAAAAACCTCGTTAAACAAATCGGTCAGAAGCAATGGTCATATCGACCACGGCCTGAAAAGAGCGACATTTTGCCTGAAATAGATTAAATAGGCAAAATATTTGTTGATTAAATCGTTTTTGTCGGCTCTTCGCGTAACCAATTGTTGTTTATTAGGTATTCGAGAGGCTTGTAAAGAGTCTTATATTCCATTTTTCTACAGTTCTTTATCCAGTAGCCAAGATAAAGATGGCTAAGAGATCTACGTTTGCACTCTTCTATTTGCCATAAAATCGAGTAGACCCCTAAACTGCGTTCAGCGATGTCTGGGTCAAAATAGGTATAAACAGATGAGAGTCCATCGGTTAACTCGTCGACCACTGATACACCTATCAGCTCCCCCTTGTATTTAAATTCTACAAAAAACGTATTGGGGTTACTTTCTACCAAAAATGAGCGGTACTGTTCTTCACTTGGTGGATACATATCACCATCTGCATGACGAGCAATTATATATTTTTCGTATAAGTCGTAGTGCTTCTGATAAAAGTCTGGTGGAGTGGTTGTAATCTCAAGACCGAGGTTCTTTTTGATGTTTCTTTTTTGGTTGCGGCTTGGCTTAAACTCATTAACGGGCAAACGCACAGGAATGCAGGCATTACAGGCGTTGCAGTGAGGTCGGTAGTAGTGGTTACCGCTGCGCCTGAACCCCAAGACCGAAAGCTTTGAGTAAAGCGCTGTATCGATGTTCGCCTTTGGGTCTACAAACATTGTGGTGGCTTGTTTTCCCTCGAGATAACTGCAGTCATGCTCTGGGGTCGCATAAAAAATGAGTGTTTGAAGGCTAGACACTGTTAACGACTCTCATATTTACAAACTGTTGTCAGCAGTACCCGGCTTACTCCACTTCCAGCTGAACTCCCATTGATGCGGTGTAGGCGGGCAGTCGATGTTCTCTTTAAGTATAGATTGAAATTTTGAACGTTGAATAGTTTCTGCGCCTAACGTTAAAAGGTGAGGGTTTTCGACCTGGCAGTCTATGATCTGATAATTCCAATCTTTTAGTTGATTATTAAGATATACGAATGCAGTTTTGGATGCGTCGGTTTCTAATGAAAACATCGACTCCCCAAAGAAACAGCGACCTATCGCAAGCCCATAAAGACCTCCCACTAGTTTGTCACCATTCCAAACTTCAACAGAGTGAGCGACGCCCAAATGGTGCAACTCTATATAGGCCTCTAACATATCTTCGGTAATCCACGTACCCTCTTCAGGACCTCTTCGTGTGTCTGCGCAATGTTGAATGACTGCTGCAAAGTCTTGATCAAAGGTGACGGTCACTTGCTGCTTATTTAGCCTTTTCTTTAAGCTTTTTGATATATGCAATTTGTCTGGAAAAACGACACAGCGCGGGTTTGGAGACCACCATAGAATGGGTTGATCATCACTAAACCAAGGAAAAATCCCTTGTTTATAGGCTGTGATAATGCGCTCAGGTGAAAGGTCTCCTCCAGCGGCTAATAAACCGTCTGGCTCGGTTAGCGCAGCAGAGAGTTCAGGAAATTCGAGTGATTCGTCTAACCATGGAATTTGAGACATAATTAGCCAATAAAGTGTTGGTGTGGAGTTTTAATAATATTTCTTGTGTCTAGCTAGAGCCTATCCAAAAGCGACTGTCATCCCTGCTATTTCCATAATGTCATCCCTGCTAATTCCATAATGTCATCCTTGCTATTTCCATAATGTCATCCCCGCTAATTCCATAATGTCATCCCCGCTAATTCCATAATGTCATCCTTGCTAATTCCATAATGTCATCCTTGCTATTTCCATAATGTCATCCTTGCTATTTCCATAATGTCATCCCCGCGAAGGCGGGGATCCACAGTACAACGAACAATATTTGTAATATGCACTGGTCTAGCCCCTCAGAAACCAATCAGGTCAATGGATTCCCGCCTTCGCGGGAATGACAGTATGGGTTTGCGGGAATGACAGTATGGTTTGCGGGAATGACAGTATGGGTTGCGTAAATAACAGCTCAGGTTGCGGGAATGACAGTATCGATAGCGTAAATAACAGCTCAGGTTGCGTGATTGACAGTATCGATAGTGAAAATGACCGCTCTGGTTATGCCTCTGTCAGTTCAACTTACTTGAATGGCAATAATAATCATAAGCACACTTGTGATTATTCAGAGTCCAAAAACTTCTCAGCATCCAATGCAGCCATACAGCCAAACCCAGCAGACGTTATTGCTTGGCGGTACACTTGATCAGTTACATCGCCTGCTGCAAATACACCCGGTACGCTTGTTGCTGTTACGTTACCGTTTAGCCCTGTTTTTATGGTTAGGTAGCCATTATTCATTTCTAACTGACCTTCAAAAAGGTCGGTGTTAGGCTTGTGGCCGATGGCGATAAATACGCCTGCTAAATCAAGCTCTTCGGTCTCACCGGTTTCGGTACGCTTAATACGAATGCCTGTTACACCTGTTCCATCTCCTAGGACTTCATCAAGAGTTGTATTCCATTCGATTTTAACATTGCCGTTCTTCTCTTTCT
This genomic window from Alkalimarinus sediminis contains:
- the purB gene encoding adenylosuccinate lyase, translated to MELSSLTAVSPIDGRYGSKVASLRSIFSEFGLIRFRVEVEIRWLQQLANHPEISEVAAFDDATNQFLNSIVSEFSLEDAERVKTIERTTNHDVKAVEYLIKEKFEAVKDKHPQLIEISEFVHFACTSEDINNLSHGLILKNGMSECVVPYMQQVIDTLKTLAIDFSEQPMLSRTHGQTASPTTTGKELANVVARLQRQLKQVQSVEILGKINGAVGNYNAHISAYPNIDWEQHAKSFVESLGLTFNPYTTQIEPHDYIAELYDAIARFNTILIDLDRDIWAYISVGYFKQKTVEGEVGSSTMPHKVNPIDFENSEGNLGIANAIMNHLSSKLPISRWQRDLTDSTVLRNLGVGLAHSVIAYQSTLKGLNKLEINPVRLLEDLDNCWEVMAEPIQTVMRRYNIEKPYEKLKALTRGKEMNQETIAEFISTLEMPQSAKDELIKLTPASYIGNAIEQAKKI
- the hflD gene encoding high frequency lysogenization protein HflD, whose protein sequence is MNHTIDEQVIALSGIFQAAALVHQIAQTSRYDKPLLESSISSLFVTNPNTTVEVYKGIDGVQLGLETIQQILQKDTDQKNIEVIRYALSLIHLESKLRRKPDMLNIIGSRIDQASVQAEHFSLLHENVIHNLASLYMDTISTFNLRVQVTGKPEYLKISHNAALIRATLLAGIRAAILWRQTGGRRWNLLFKRRSIEASVKRQLSECSQSF
- the mnmA gene encoding tRNA 2-thiouridine(34) synthase MnmA, coding for MANPENTRVIVGMSGGVDSSVSALLLQQQGYQVEGLFMKNWDEDDGTDHCTAMQDLEDAQAVSDKLNIKLHTASFAAEYWDRVFEYFLAEYKAGRTPNPDILCNKEIKFKAFLDYAVTLGADYIATGHYVRKKEIDGQSFLYKGLDNNKDQSYFLHLVSEDKIAKTLFPVGELEKPEVRRLALEHDLITHDKKDSTGICFIGERKFKDFLQQYLPAQPGNIVTETGEVIGQHQGLMYHTIGQRQGLGIGGLQSHGEAPWYVAQKNLDKNELLVVQGKNHPLLFANALTAQDIEWINDSHPQYPLKCMAKTRYRQPDQACEVRQSSEGEITVTFEQPQRAITPGQSLVLYDGDICLGGSIIESTL
- a CDS encoding NUDIX hydrolase yields the protein MTWTPHATVAVVIEQEGRYLLVKELSEDNIVYNQPAGHIEENESIFDAATRETLEESGYEIELNAIVGLYTYKAPSNGVTYYRICFEGRAIRKKTDVLDADILSAHWLTYDEIKSLEQQGQLRSPLVINCIDDFRSAPRLPLSFIKEFNH
- the clpS gene encoding ATP-dependent Clp protease adapter ClpS, giving the protein MITFENSLLILNQDGDHQHDREGGLAVAPSKPALKRPSMYKVVLLNDDFTPMDFVVEILTMFFGMSEEKATQVMLAVHTQGKAVCGVFTRDIAETKAALVNQYSSECEHPLLCEIEKVD
- the clpA gene encoding ATP-dependent Clp protease ATP-binding subunit ClpA, whose amino-acid sequence is MLSKDLELTLNTAFRSAREKRHEFMTVEHLLLALLDNDDAIKVLSACAADLSLLRNELVEFVDSTTPLIPTSDDDRETQPTLGFQRVLQRAVFHVQSSGKKEVTGANVLVAIFSEQESQAVYVLKKQNVARIDVVNYISHGISKVPGHHDHDHEHPGESENHEEATEDGTNSNPLESFATNLNEMANKGRIDPLIGRDTEVERVVQILSRRRKNNPLLVGEAGVGKTAIAEGLAKKIVDGDVPDIIADAQVYSLDLGALLAGTKYRGDFEKRFKQLLAELKKQDHAILFIDEIHTIIGAGSASGGVMDAANLLKPLLSSGELRCIGSTTFSEFRGIFEKDSALARRFQKIDVNEPDVEDTYKILKGLKTQFEAHHDLKYTDKALRAASELADRYITDRHMPDKAIDVIDEAGASQRLKPSGKRKKVIGVQTIEDIVASIARIPPKSVSTSDKDQLKNLERDLKMVVFGQDPAIESLSTAIKLARAGLKSVEKPDGAFLFSGPTGVGKTEVTRQLSKVLGIELVRFDMSEYMERHTVSRLIGAPPGYVGFDQGGLLTEAVNRSPHCVLLLDEIEKAHPEVFNLLLQVMDHGTLTDNNGRKADFRHVILVMTTNAGAEMISRRSMGFSEQDNSTDGIEAINKMFTPEFRNRLDGIIQFAPLAKSSITYVVDKFLTELQAQLDDKRVVLHVDRDAKLLLAERGYDVNMGARPMARLIQDLIKKPLAEQILFGELSEAGGDVFITVKDGEIAFDFEAVAV
- the infA gene encoding translation initiation factor IF-1; the encoded protein is MAKEDVIEMEGTIVDTLPNTMFRVELENGHIVTAHISGKMRKNYIRILTGDKVKVELTPYDLSKGRIVYRAR
- a CDS encoding arginyltransferase; the encoded protein is MSSLQTLIFYATPEHDCSYLEGKQATTMFVDPKANIDTALYSKLSVLGFRRSGNHYYRPHCNACNACIPVRLPVNEFKPSRNQKRNIKKNLGLEITTTPPDFYQKHYDLYEKYIIARHADGDMYPPSEEQYRSFLVESNPNTFFVEFKYKGELIGVSVVDELTDGLSSVYTYFDPDIAERSLGVYSILWQIEECKRRSLSHLYLGYWIKNCRKMEYKTLYKPLEYLINNNWLREEPTKTI
- the aat gene encoding leucyl/phenylalanyl-tRNA--protein transferase produces the protein MSQIPWLDESLEFPELSAALTEPDGLLAAGGDLSPERIITAYKQGIFPWFSDDQPILWWSPNPRCVVFPDKLHISKSLKKRLNKQQVTVTFDQDFAAVIQHCADTRRGPEEGTWITEDMLEAYIELHHLGVAHSVEVWNGDKLVGGLYGLAIGRCFFGESMFSLETDASKTAFVYLNNQLKDWNYQIIDCQVENPHLLTLGAETIQRSKFQSILKENIDCPPTPHQWEFSWKWSKPGTADNSL